A single Nomascus leucogenys isolate Asia chromosome 14, Asia_NLE_v1, whole genome shotgun sequence DNA region contains:
- the SNRNP27 gene encoding U4/U6.U5 small nuclear ribonucleoprotein 27 kDa protein has product MGRSRSRSPRRERRRSRSTSRERERRRRERSRSRERDRRRSRSRSPHRRRSRSPRRHRSTSPSPSRLKERRDEEKKETKETKSKERQITEEDLEGKTEEEIEMMKLMGFASFDSTKGKKVDGSVNAYAINVSQKRKYRQYMNRKGGFNRPLDFIA; this is encoded by the exons ATGGGTCGCAGTCGCAGCCGCTCTCCACGGAGGG AACGTAGGCGTTCCCGGTCCACGTCCCGGGAGAGAGAACGCAGGCGCCGAGAAAGGTCCAGGTCTCGGGAGAGAGATCGGAGAAGGAGCCGCTCGCGATCCCCGCACCGAAGACGCTCCCG ATCTCCAAGACGACATAGATCCacatctccttctccttctcgactgaaagaaagaagagatgaggaaaagaaagaaacaaaagaaacaaagagcaaAGAACGGCAGATTACTG AGGAAGACTTAGAGGGcaaaacagaggaagaaatagaaatgatgaAGTTAATGGGATTTGCCTCCTTTGACTCCACAAAA gGTAAGAAGGTGGATGGCTCTGTAAATGCCTATGCCATAAATGTCTCTCAGAAGAGGAAGTACAG GCAGTACATGAATCGAAAAGGTGGATTCAACAGACCTTTGGATTTCATTGCATGA